The following are from one region of the Streptomyces fradiae genome:
- a CDS encoding FHA domain-containing protein, with amino-acid sequence MGHGVPELVLELNGRTWTLDPSRSYTLGRDPQGDLVIDDARVSWRHATISWGGRSWVIEDHGSTNGTFVQGQRIHQVEIGPGSAVHLGNATDGPRLNLAATGAPAQQQMQQQVPYQQAPQVQQPAHQGVHQEVTHQAPPQHQQPAQQHQGQAAPHKVPHQQPPAQQGGYPQGGAPAHGGDHRNPTTFYQLNLGREMSIGRALENDLVVSDLQVSRQHATFHALPDGRFEIRDLGSHNGTYVNGQPIAKGGSVLIGPNDVVGVGHSTFRIVGNQLEEFVDTGDVSFSARHLTVTVDGGKQILKDVTFGVPEKSLIGVIGPSGSGKSTLLKALTGYRPADQGDVLYDNRSLYKQFAELRQRIGLVPQDDILHKELTVQKALKYAAKLRFPGDTAEAEREARIDEVLRELKLDIHREKKVTSLSGGQRKRVSVALELLTKPSLIFLDEPTSGLDPGMDRDVMQLLRGLADDGRTVLVVTHSVAELALCDKLLVMAPGGSVAYFGPPDEALNFFGYSTWADVFSAFENYRDYDWAGRWKGSQHYQMYAAEIDAVAAQPVQMPQQAQQAMTKPPKPQGWGSQLWTLIRRYVSVIVSDKGFLALMVILPAVIGSVSVVIPADFGLAPPKPPSRFNGDAGIIMLILAVGMCFSGAANSVRELIKERVIYERERATGLSRSAYLMSKVIVLGVITAFQGVILCAIGFAIRDLPAEGLIMPPAVELCLVVIALGLTSMMVGLVISALVKTAEKTMPLLVMFAIVQVVFTGILFKVYGSPGLEQFAWLMPSRWAIAGSGTTLDLAHLMAPWDPKNPTDLDPLWEHSAGQWFFNVGVLLFMTTVLGILVARLLRRHEPEVMRK; translated from the coding sequence GTGGGGCATGGAGTGCCAGAACTCGTACTGGAATTGAATGGAAGGACCTGGACCCTCGATCCGTCCAGGTCGTACACCCTGGGCCGCGATCCCCAGGGCGACCTGGTGATCGACGACGCCAGGGTCTCGTGGCGACACGCCACCATCAGCTGGGGCGGCCGGAGTTGGGTCATCGAGGACCACGGCTCCACCAACGGCACCTTCGTGCAGGGGCAGCGGATCCACCAGGTGGAGATCGGCCCCGGCTCGGCCGTCCACCTCGGCAACGCCACCGACGGCCCGCGGCTGAACCTGGCCGCCACCGGCGCGCCGGCCCAGCAGCAAATGCAGCAGCAGGTGCCGTACCAGCAGGCGCCGCAGGTGCAGCAGCCCGCCCACCAGGGCGTGCATCAGGAGGTCACCCACCAGGCTCCGCCACAGCACCAGCAGCCGGCGCAGCAGCACCAGGGCCAGGCCGCGCCGCATAAGGTCCCGCACCAGCAGCCGCCGGCCCAGCAGGGCGGGTACCCGCAGGGCGGCGCGCCGGCGCACGGCGGCGACCACCGCAACCCCACGACCTTCTACCAGCTGAACCTCGGCAGGGAGATGAGCATCGGTCGTGCGCTGGAGAACGACCTGGTCGTCTCCGACCTCCAGGTGTCCCGCCAGCACGCCACGTTCCACGCGCTGCCGGACGGCCGCTTCGAGATCCGCGACCTCGGCTCGCACAACGGCACGTACGTCAACGGTCAGCCGATCGCCAAGGGCGGCTCCGTCCTCATCGGCCCCAACGACGTCGTCGGCGTCGGTCACTCGACCTTCCGGATCGTCGGCAACCAGCTCGAGGAGTTCGTCGACACCGGCGACGTCTCCTTCTCGGCCCGTCACCTCACGGTGACCGTCGACGGCGGCAAGCAGATCCTCAAGGACGTCACCTTCGGCGTCCCGGAGAAGTCGCTCATCGGCGTCATCGGCCCCTCCGGCTCCGGCAAGTCGACCCTCCTCAAGGCGCTCACCGGCTACCGGCCCGCTGACCAGGGTGACGTCCTCTACGACAACCGCAGCCTGTACAAGCAGTTCGCCGAGCTGCGCCAGCGCATCGGTCTGGTCCCGCAGGACGACATCCTGCACAAGGAGCTGACCGTCCAGAAGGCGCTCAAGTACGCGGCCAAGCTCCGCTTCCCCGGCGACACCGCCGAGGCCGAGCGCGAGGCCCGGATCGACGAGGTGCTGCGCGAGCTCAAGCTCGACATCCACCGCGAGAAGAAGGTCACCTCCCTCTCCGGTGGCCAGCGCAAGCGCGTGTCCGTCGCCCTGGAGCTCCTCACCAAGCCGTCGCTGATCTTCCTGGACGAGCCGACCTCCGGCCTCGACCCGGGCATGGACCGCGACGTCATGCAGCTGCTTCGCGGCCTCGCCGACGACGGCCGCACGGTGCTCGTGGTCACCCACTCGGTGGCCGAGCTCGCCCTGTGCGACAAGCTGCTCGTGATGGCGCCCGGCGGCTCGGTGGCCTACTTCGGTCCGCCGGACGAGGCGCTGAACTTCTTCGGTTACTCCACCTGGGCCGATGTCTTCTCCGCGTTCGAGAACTACCGAGACTACGACTGGGCGGGCCGCTGGAAGGGCTCGCAGCACTACCAGATGTACGCGGCCGAGATCGACGCCGTCGCCGCCCAGCCGGTGCAGATGCCGCAGCAGGCGCAGCAGGCGATGACCAAGCCGCCCAAGCCGCAGGGCTGGGGCTCACAGCTGTGGACGCTGATCCGCCGCTATGTCTCGGTGATCGTCTCCGACAAGGGCTTCCTCGCCCTCATGGTGATCCTGCCGGCCGTCATCGGCTCGGTCTCCGTGGTCATCCCCGCCGACTTCGGCCTGGCCCCGCCCAAGCCGCCGTCCCGGTTCAACGGCGACGCCGGCATCATCATGCTGATCCTCGCGGTCGGCATGTGCTTCTCCGGCGCCGCGAACTCGGTCCGCGAGCTGATCAAGGAACGGGTCATCTACGAGCGGGAGCGCGCCACCGGCCTGTCCCGTTCGGCGTACCTGATGTCCAAGGTGATCGTCCTCGGCGTCATCACGGCCTTCCAGGGCGTCATCCTCTGCGCCATCGGCTTCGCGATCCGCGACCTGCCCGCCGAGGGCCTGATCATGCCGCCGGCCGTCGAGCTCTGCCTCGTGGTCATCGCGCTCGGCCTCACCTCGATGATGGTCGGCCTGGTCATCTCCGCGCTGGTGAAGACCGCCGAGAAGACCATGCCGCTGCTCGTCATGTTCGCCATCGTCCAGGTGGTCTTCACCGGCATCCTGTTCAAGGTCTACGGCTCGCCCGGCCTGGAGCAGTTCGCCTGGCTGATGCCGTCCCGCTGGGCCATCGCCGGCTCCGGCACCACCCTGGACCTCGCGCACCTGATGGCGCCGTGGGACCCGAAGAACCCGACCGACCTGGACCCGCTGTGGGAGCACAGCGCCGGGCAGTGGTTCTTCAACGTCGGCGTGCTGCTGTTCATGACCACGGTGCTCGGCATCCTGGTCGCGCGGCTGCTGCGCCGCCACGAGCCGGAGGTCATGCGGAAGTAG